One window of Phycisphaeraceae bacterium genomic DNA carries:
- a CDS encoding serine/threonine protein kinase: MTRDGQDDMPTRSVPEGGASGSDRVGGVNPGTPTERIDASGESGLSSSFEDRFPPGTMLAGRYRIVARLGAGGMGAVYRAEDLSLGQVVALKFLPREVTGDPVRVARLRQEVRVGREVSHPAVCRVYDIGEHHGERGVETFLTMEYIDGEDLSSLLRRIGALPREKAMQIVRQVCAGLAAAHERGVLHRDLKPANIMLDGRGSARISDFGLAALGTRVSGGAAAAGTPLYMAPEQLRGEEATPRSDIYALGLIIFELLTGARPHAGASHDEFRAIRSDAATSTERVLEHPDLDPIVARVVARCLDPDPARRPATALAVASALPGGDPLAAALAAGETPSPDMVAGAGGIGRMRPALAMLMLVVVLALPLAVAMFSARYSVASRQDLSTPPVVMRYKATEVIRAFGLERTWSQVASGYDTNAQLRWALERGDETISERVLRESTPPFVFFWYRATPSPWPEPASSGFYRGLVTSNQPARGIPGEVYVSLDLQGRVRRLFTVPPEIAIGPPRSQAWKDEDLLRACGLEPASMRETGPIMRSGLRADRHLAWEGVWPDRPEIAVRVEAGVADGRLVYLMSLSPWELEWFVTNEETRLAREEAGDAVATASARGVRVLGAILGQSLFTIVLALIATGAYIARRNLRSGRADTRGALRFAWFGGVSMLLARWFMAEELVPRTRFDVLDVFAWSVLVAVGSWSAYLAIEPVVRRRWPTALIAWTRLLSGRIMDPLVGRSVLMGVTLGVVGAALYRLGYLLPLGSDAAAKGTLGFSAMRPWVYVGGVAVAVSVQAMMGLLFVLVLVGIRRITRREWIVVLLMTMVLVLFDESRVYGTGSNAGMSSAGRMVVAMGASFVACLTLTLLYIRVGVLAAIAFIVTENVARQTPVLTDFGAWHAWQPLVPIGAIAIFGAWGFVAAVFGRASGDGSHHAQ, encoded by the coding sequence ATGACGCGAGACGGACAGGACGACATGCCGACGCGGAGCGTGCCCGAGGGTGGTGCGAGTGGAAGCGATCGCGTCGGCGGCGTCAATCCCGGCACCCCGACGGAGCGGATCGACGCGTCGGGGGAGAGCGGTCTCTCGTCGTCATTTGAGGATCGTTTCCCGCCGGGGACTATGCTCGCTGGGCGGTACCGGATCGTGGCGCGCCTGGGCGCGGGCGGGATGGGCGCGGTCTATCGGGCGGAGGATCTGTCGCTCGGGCAGGTGGTGGCGCTGAAGTTTCTTCCTCGCGAGGTCACGGGCGATCCGGTGAGGGTGGCTCGGCTCCGGCAGGAGGTGCGTGTCGGGCGCGAGGTGTCGCACCCGGCGGTCTGCCGCGTGTACGACATCGGCGAGCACCACGGCGAGCGTGGCGTCGAGACATTCCTGACGATGGAGTACATCGATGGTGAGGACCTCTCCTCGCTGCTGCGTCGGATCGGGGCGTTGCCCCGCGAGAAGGCGATGCAGATCGTGCGTCAGGTGTGCGCCGGGCTCGCGGCGGCGCACGAGCGGGGCGTGCTCCATCGCGATCTGAAGCCGGCAAACATCATGCTGGACGGGCGAGGGAGCGCTCGCATCAGCGATTTCGGGCTGGCGGCGCTCGGCACGCGTGTGTCGGGCGGTGCGGCGGCGGCGGGCACGCCGCTCTACATGGCTCCGGAGCAGTTGCGTGGCGAGGAGGCGACCCCGCGTTCTGATATCTACGCGCTGGGTCTGATCATCTTTGAGTTGCTGACCGGCGCGAGGCCCCACGCGGGGGCTTCGCACGATGAGTTCAGGGCGATCCGGTCTGATGCTGCAACCTCGACGGAGCGCGTGCTGGAGCATCCCGACCTCGATCCGATCGTGGCGCGAGTCGTGGCACGCTGTCTTGATCCTGACCCTGCGCGACGGCCCGCGACCGCGCTGGCGGTTGCGTCCGCCTTGCCGGGTGGCGATCCGCTGGCGGCGGCGCTCGCTGCGGGAGAGACTCCGTCTCCTGACATGGTCGCGGGCGCGGGCGGGATAGGTCGGATGCGCCCGGCTCTCGCCATGCTGATGCTCGTGGTGGTGCTCGCGCTGCCGCTGGCTGTTGCGATGTTCTCTGCGAGATACTCGGTGGCATCGCGTCAGGATCTCTCGACGCCGCCGGTGGTGATGAGATATAAGGCGACGGAGGTGATCCGCGCGTTCGGGCTCGAGCGGACGTGGTCGCAGGTTGCGAGCGGGTACGACACGAATGCGCAACTGAGGTGGGCTCTGGAACGGGGTGATGAGACGATCTCCGAGCGCGTGCTTCGCGAGTCGACGCCCCCTTTCGTGTTCTTCTGGTATCGCGCGACGCCTTCGCCGTGGCCCGAGCCCGCATCGAGCGGGTTCTATCGCGGGTTGGTGACCTCGAACCAACCGGCGCGGGGCATACCCGGCGAGGTGTACGTCTCGCTGGATCTGCAGGGGCGCGTGAGGCGGCTGTTCACGGTGCCGCCCGAGATCGCGATCGGGCCTCCTCGTTCGCAGGCGTGGAAGGACGAGGACCTGTTGAGAGCGTGCGGGCTGGAGCCGGCGTCGATGAGGGAGACTGGACCGATCATGCGATCCGGGTTGCGTGCCGACAGGCACCTGGCGTGGGAAGGGGTCTGGCCGGATCGCCCCGAGATCGCGGTGCGGGTCGAGGCGGGCGTCGCGGACGGGCGGCTTGTGTACCTGATGTCGCTCTCGCCGTGGGAGTTGGAGTGGTTCGTCACGAACGAGGAGACCCGGCTTGCAAGAGAAGAGGCGGGCGATGCCGTTGCGACCGCCTCGGCGCGGGGCGTGCGGGTATTAGGGGCGATTCTCGGCCAGTCCTTGTTCACGATCGTGCTCGCGCTGATCGCGACCGGGGCTTACATCGCGCGCCGGAACCTGCGTTCGGGGCGTGCGGACACGCGCGGCGCGCTCCGCTTCGCGTGGTTCGGAGGGGTGTCGATGCTGCTGGCCCGATGGTTTATGGCCGAGGAGCTGGTGCCGCGGACGCGGTTTGATGTGCTCGACGTGTTCGCCTGGTCGGTGCTGGTCGCGGTCGGTTCGTGGTCTGCGTATCTCGCGATCGAGCCGGTCGTGCGTCGGCGTTGGCCGACGGCACTGATCGCATGGACGCGGCTTCTCAGCGGACGAATCATGGACCCGCTGGTGGGTCGGAGCGTGCTCATGGGTGTGACGCTCGGCGTGGTGGGCGCTGCGCTCTACCGGCTCGGCTATCTGCTGCCTCTCGGGAGCGATGCCGCGGCGAAGGGCACGCTCGGATTCTCGGCGATGCGCCCCTGGGTCTACGTGGGCGGAGTCGCGGTTGCGGTCTCGGTGCAGGCGATGATGGGGCTTCTCTTCGTGCTCGTCTTAGTGGGGATCCGGCGGATCACGAGGCGAGAGTGGATCGTGGTGCTCCTGATGACGATGGTGCTGGTGCTGTTCGACGAGAGCCGCGTGTACGGCACGGGATCGAACGCGGGCATGAGCAGCGCGGGACGGATGGTGGTGGCGATGGGCGCGAGCTTTGTCGCGTGTCTCACGCTCACGCTGCTCTACATCCGAGTCGGCGTGCTGGCGGCGATCGCGTTCATCGTCACAGAGAATGTCGCGAGGCAGACACCGGTTCTGACCGACTTCGGCGCGTGGCATGCGTGGCAGCCGCTCGTGCCGATCGGTGCCATCGCGATCTTCGGGGCGTGGGGGTTCGTGGCGGCTGTGTTCGGACGGGCGTCCGGCGACGGCTCGCATCACGCGCAGTGA